A part of Aegilops tauschii subsp. strangulata cultivar AL8/78 chromosome 2, Aet v6.0, whole genome shotgun sequence genomic DNA contains:
- the LOC141041028 gene encoding uncharacterized protein, which produces MGFVDEYREVQAYDNTKLHVIHTNDKKQMATSLKQYECHLRFQCHKIVGIDLEYTNEPEGTQRPHLVQLSVDKTQPVLLFQLGAAERCTVFDNFLADPRYTFAGFSIDDDKTRLERVKLEVANFIDIQMEWRVPEATKELDSLADIAGMLVDDYYNDMKKKITNEEHKRWDSLPLSMSHIKYAAKDMYTAYKIWNRITLTQDGLRHAKLEKEEPPQEAWQELGRLHVLKKQTVPAKEVSPTLLVSFYIYHHICFLLFAYVKLVCL; this is translated from the coding sequence ATGGGGTTCGTCGACGAGTACAGGGAGGTGCAGGCCTACGACAACACCAAGTTGCACGTGATCCACACCAACGACAAGAAGCAGATGGCAACCTCCCTCAAGCAGTATGAGTGCCATCTCAGGTTCCAGTGCCACAAGATCGTCGGAATTGATCTAGAGTACACAAACGAGCCTGAGGGGACGCAGAGACCCCACCTCGTCCAACTCTCTGTTGACAAGACTCAACCTGTGTTGCTCTTCCAACTGGGCGCCGCTGAAAGGTGCACCGTCTTCGACAACTTCCTCGCCGACCCCAGGTACACATTTGCTGGCTTCTCCATCGACGACGACAAAACTAGGCTCGAGCGCGTCAAACTAGAGGTCGCCAACTTCATCGACATCCAGATGGAATGGAGAGTTCCGGAGGCCACAAAGGAGTTGGACTCCCTTGCAGACATCGCTGGCATGCTCGTCGACGACTACTACAACGacatgaagaagaagatcacCAACGAAGAACACAAGCGCTGGGACTCCCTGCCCCTGTCCATGAGCCACATCAAGTACGCGGCAAAGGACATGTACACAGCGTACAAGATATGGAACCGCATCACCCTCACCCAGGACGGGCTTCGCCACGCAAAGCTGGAGAAGGAGGAGCCCCCCCAAGAAGCATGGCAGGAGCTGGGGAGACTACATGTGCTGAAGAAGCAGACGGTGCCAGCCAAGGAAGTATCTCCAACATTGCTCGTGTCATTTTATATTTATCATCATATTTGCTTTCTGTTGTTTGCTTATGTAAAGTTAGTTTGCTTGTGA